In the Streptomyces fradiae ATCC 10745 = DSM 40063 genome, one interval contains:
- a CDS encoding 2-deoxy-scyllo-inosose synthase, with amino-acid sequence MQTTRIAMEDASFPYRLGTDCAEDVVARLAALEASSYLVVADTTVAELYGAALTAHIDKEAGPSHLLTHEVGEVHKTLATVSALAEQALGRGADRRSVVVALGGGVTGNIAGLMASLLFRGIRLVHVPTTVVAMLDSVLSLKQAVNTTFGKNLAGTFYQPVEVLADTAALRTLPPREIRSGMGEVVKNALAIRPAMLDRLAGALRPDTRYDDETMRWIIAESLAAKADVTSGDKHERRSGLVLEYGHTAGHAIEHASRGAVAHGAGVAVGMTLAAEVSRRLGHADAGLVALHRELVAAAGVEPAVPDHVDTALVKNWLAYDNKRGYLDSPPGHTPMVLLSAPGEVLHTGTMPLVPVPLALLEEVVDESAARGGAGGGAAEPAAARTGPVPDGPEAAVPATPGPVPAGPAAAAPLPSGPAPTAPAAAGPVP; translated from the coding sequence ATGCAGACCACCCGCATCGCGATGGAAGACGCGTCATTCCCCTACCGACTGGGCACCGACTGCGCCGAGGACGTCGTCGCGCGCCTCGCCGCCCTCGAAGCCAGCAGCTACCTGGTGGTGGCCGACACCACCGTCGCCGAGCTCTACGGAGCCGCGCTCACCGCCCACATCGACAAGGAGGCCGGGCCGTCCCACCTCCTCACCCACGAGGTGGGAGAGGTCCACAAGACCCTCGCCACCGTCTCCGCCCTCGCCGAGCAGGCGCTCGGACGGGGCGCGGACCGCCGCTCCGTCGTCGTCGCCCTCGGCGGCGGGGTCACCGGGAACATCGCCGGACTGATGGCCTCGCTGCTCTTCCGCGGCATCCGCCTCGTCCACGTGCCCACCACCGTGGTCGCCATGCTGGACTCGGTCCTCTCGCTCAAGCAGGCCGTCAACACCACCTTCGGCAAGAACCTGGCCGGGACCTTCTACCAGCCCGTCGAGGTCCTCGCGGACACGGCGGCGCTGCGCACGCTGCCGCCCCGCGAGATACGGTCCGGAATGGGCGAGGTCGTCAAGAACGCCCTGGCCATCCGGCCCGCCATGCTCGACCGGCTGGCCGGCGCGCTGCGGCCCGACACCCGCTACGACGACGAGACCATGCGCTGGATCATCGCCGAGAGCCTGGCCGCCAAGGCCGACGTCACCAGCGGCGACAAGCACGAGCGGCGCTCCGGCCTCGTCCTGGAGTACGGGCACACCGCGGGACACGCCATCGAGCACGCGTCCCGCGGCGCGGTCGCCCACGGCGCGGGAGTCGCCGTGGGCATGACCCTCGCAGCGGAGGTGTCCCGACGCCTCGGCCACGCCGACGCGGGGCTCGTCGCCCTCCACCGCGAACTGGTCGCCGCCGCCGGGGTGGAGCCCGCGGTGCCGGACCACGTCGACACCGCGCTCGTCAAGAACTGGCTGGCGTACGACAACAAGCGCGGCTACCTCGACAGCCCGCCCGGCCACACCCCGATGGTGCTGCTCTCCGCGCCGGGCGAGGTGCTGCACACCGGCACCATGCCGCTCGTACCCGTGCCCCTGGCGCTGCTGGAGGAGGTCGTCGACGAGTCGGCCGCCCGCGGCGGGGCCGGGGGCGGGGCCGCCGAGCCGGCGGCGGCGCGCACGGGCCCCGTACCGGACGGACCGGAGGCGGCGGTACCGGCGACGCCGGGGCCCGTGCCGGCCGGACCCGCGGCGGCGGCCCCCCTGCCGAGCGGACCCGCCCCGACCGCGCCCGCGGCGGCCGGACCCGTGCCGTAA
- a CDS encoding DegT/DnrJ/EryC1/StrS aminotransferase family protein: MVSPLAVKGGEALRTRPWPAWPQPAPGVPAAVAEVLGSGRWSISGPYRGTDSHERRFARAFADYHGVPYCVPAASGTAGLMLALEACGVGAGDEVIVPGLSWVASGSTVLGVNAVPVFCDVDPDTLCVSPEAVEALITERTRAVVVVHLYSAVADMDGLTRVAERHGLPLVEDCAQAHGASYRGVKVGALATAGTFSMQHSKVLTSGEGGAVITRDADLARRVEHLRADGRCLSDGPPAPGAMELVETGELMGSNRCLSEFQAAILTEQLTLLDEQNRTRRANAARLDGLLGELGLRPQATSEGTTSRTYYTYAARLPEGALEDVPLTDVTGALTAELGFPVQPCYAPIPANRLYAPQTRRRYTLGPDHEARIDPKRFALPVCEDTARRTVTLHHAALLGDAEDMADIAAAFAKVLRHGADLAT, encoded by the coding sequence ATGGTCTCCCCGTTGGCAGTGAAGGGCGGCGAGGCGTTACGCACCCGCCCCTGGCCCGCCTGGCCGCAGCCCGCCCCCGGAGTCCCCGCCGCGGTGGCGGAGGTGCTCGGCTCGGGCCGGTGGTCCATCAGCGGCCCGTACCGCGGCACGGACTCCCACGAGCGGCGCTTCGCGCGGGCGTTCGCCGACTACCACGGCGTGCCGTACTGCGTCCCCGCCGCGAGCGGCACCGCCGGCCTGATGCTGGCCCTGGAGGCGTGCGGGGTCGGCGCCGGCGACGAGGTGATCGTCCCCGGCCTGTCCTGGGTCGCCTCCGGCTCCACCGTCCTGGGCGTCAACGCCGTCCCGGTCTTCTGCGACGTCGACCCGGACACGCTGTGCGTCTCCCCCGAGGCCGTCGAAGCGCTGATCACCGAGCGGACCAGGGCCGTCGTGGTGGTCCACCTCTACTCGGCCGTCGCGGACATGGACGGCCTCACCCGCGTCGCCGAGCGCCACGGCCTGCCCCTCGTCGAGGACTGCGCCCAGGCCCACGGGGCCTCCTACCGGGGCGTCAAGGTCGGTGCGCTGGCCACCGCCGGCACCTTCAGCATGCAGCACAGCAAGGTGCTCACCAGCGGCGAGGGCGGCGCGGTCATCACCCGCGACGCGGACCTCGCCCGCCGGGTCGAGCACCTGCGGGCCGACGGCCGCTGCCTGTCCGACGGCCCGCCCGCGCCGGGCGCCATGGAGCTGGTCGAGACCGGCGAGCTGATGGGCAGCAACCGCTGCCTGTCCGAGTTCCAGGCCGCCATCCTCACCGAGCAGCTCACCCTGCTCGACGAGCAGAACCGCACCCGCCGCGCCAACGCCGCCCGCCTCGACGGCCTCCTCGGCGAGCTGGGCCTGCGCCCCCAGGCGACCTCCGAGGGCACCACCTCCCGTACGTACTACACCTACGCGGCGCGGCTCCCCGAGGGCGCGCTGGAGGACGTCCCGCTCACCGACGTCACCGGCGCCCTCACCGCCGAGCTCGGCTTCCCCGTCCAGCCCTGCTACGCCCCGATCCCGGCGAACCGGCTGTACGCCCCGCAGACCCGCAGGCGCTACACGCTCGGCCCGGACCACGAGGCGCGCATCGACCCCAAGCGCTTCGCCCTCCCGGTGTGCGAGGACACCGCGCGGCGGACCGTCACCCTGCACCACGCCGCCCTGCTCGGCGACGCCGAGGACATGGCCGACATCGCCGCGGCCTTCGCGAAGGTCCTGCGGCACGGCGCCGACCTGGCCACTTGA
- the neoA gene encoding 2-deoxy-scyllo-inosamine dehydrogenase, which yields MKALVFEAPERAVLTHRDIPAPAPGEALVRVAYNSVCGSDLSFYKGVWHGFTYPVVPGHEWSGSVVDVNGPRGADLVGRNVVGDLTCSCGTCAHCAAGTPTLCEDLGELGFTRDGACAEYMTVPVANLRPLPDTLPLRTACQVEPLAVALNAVDRLGVTPGEKVAVMGAGGIGLLLVQAVRLRGGTVTAVAEPVPERRAAALALGVPAAVGGDPGALVELTRSDPAAVPDVVLEASGYPTAVQEAVEAVRPGGRVGLVGYRIEEAAVMAPHHIVLKVLTVRASMGPGTRFEEAVDVLASGAVDVDALLSHEFALDDYAKALDVALRRADGNTRSYFNLRA from the coding sequence ATGAAGGCTCTGGTGTTCGAGGCCCCCGAGCGGGCCGTCCTCACCCACCGCGACATACCCGCCCCGGCGCCCGGCGAGGCGCTCGTCCGCGTCGCCTACAACTCCGTCTGCGGCAGCGACCTCTCCTTCTACAAGGGCGTCTGGCACGGCTTCACCTACCCCGTCGTCCCCGGCCACGAGTGGAGCGGCTCCGTGGTGGACGTCAACGGCCCGCGCGGCGCCGACCTGGTCGGCCGCAACGTGGTCGGCGACCTGACCTGCTCCTGCGGCACCTGCGCGCACTGCGCGGCCGGCACCCCGACGCTCTGCGAGGACCTCGGGGAGCTGGGCTTCACCCGCGACGGCGCCTGCGCCGAGTACATGACCGTCCCCGTCGCCAACCTGCGTCCGCTGCCCGACACGCTGCCGCTGCGTACCGCCTGCCAGGTCGAGCCGCTGGCGGTCGCGCTCAACGCGGTGGACCGGCTCGGCGTCACCCCCGGCGAGAAGGTGGCCGTCATGGGCGCCGGCGGCATCGGGCTGCTCCTCGTGCAGGCGGTGCGGCTGCGGGGCGGCACCGTCACGGCGGTGGCCGAGCCGGTGCCCGAGCGCCGCGCCGCCGCCCTCGCCCTGGGCGTGCCCGCCGCGGTCGGCGGCGATCCGGGCGCGCTGGTCGAGCTGACCCGCTCCGACCCCGCGGCGGTGCCGGACGTCGTCCTGGAGGCGTCCGGCTACCCCACGGCGGTGCAGGAGGCGGTGGAGGCCGTCCGCCCCGGCGGACGCGTCGGCCTGGTCGGCTACCGCATCGAGGAGGCCGCGGTGATGGCCCCGCACCACATCGTGCTCAAGGTGCTCACCGTCCGGGCGTCCATGGGCCCCGGCACCCGCTTCGAGGAGGCGGTCGACGTCCTGGCCTCCGGCGCCGTCGACGTGGACGCCCTGCTCAGCCACGAATTCGCGCTCGACGACTACGCCAAGGCCCTGGACGTGGCGCTGCGCCGCGCCGACGGCAACACCCGCTCCTACTTCAACCTCCGGGCCTGA
- a CDS encoding MAB_1171c family putative transporter — protein MTSDLPGNLGRVLQTAGVLLLWAAVLLRARPAARHPGQRGLWLAVACAAAALTLHLEAVSAYAAALTGSPRAVGLVKNQAGIVSAGAILHFAVHTTGSRRRTGAVLATTAAVMAALLALAGLGSPHAPGHGPYPTLACPRCAAYWLLLVTVHVAACALCARVCWRYGRSGPHRSVNLGLTLLGWGSASAGLYWLAHYYLMAVEGRPGGVLRLVLSAHAVLCAAVLMVPTALQLRRAAGHARTVWRIWPLWRDLVEAVPHVALAGTRCRPLTLLRPQLPWRQLAYRKVIEVRDALLVLSHYTDPAVSRAARAHVARWGIPAERADAHVTACVLRGARAARLAGADPDPAAEVLAADREACGLAAETAVLLRLTEAYLSPCARAFDPAGTSGTGPAGDAGRTGSAGAPPPRTRMSETPTGPDERRGTASPPLP, from the coding sequence ATGACCTCTGACTTACCGGGGAACCTGGGCCGCGTACTCCAGACCGCCGGCGTGCTCCTGCTGTGGGCCGCCGTGCTGCTGCGGGCCCGCCCCGCCGCCCGCCACCCGGGCCAGCGCGGACTGTGGCTCGCCGTGGCCTGCGCGGCCGCCGCGCTCACCCTGCACCTGGAGGCCGTGAGCGCGTACGCCGCCGCCCTCACCGGCTCCCCGCGCGCCGTCGGCCTCGTCAAGAACCAGGCGGGCATCGTGAGCGCCGGCGCCATCCTGCACTTCGCCGTGCACACCACCGGGAGCCGGCGCCGCACCGGCGCGGTCCTCGCCACCACGGCCGCCGTGATGGCCGCCCTCCTGGCGCTCGCCGGCCTCGGATCCCCGCACGCGCCGGGCCACGGCCCGTACCCCACGCTCGCCTGCCCCCGCTGCGCCGCCTACTGGCTCCTCCTCGTCACCGTGCACGTCGCGGCCTGCGCCCTGTGCGCCCGGGTCTGCTGGAGGTACGGCCGCAGCGGCCCCCACCGGAGCGTCAACCTCGGCCTGACGCTGCTGGGCTGGGGCTCGGCCTCGGCCGGGCTGTACTGGCTGGCCCACTACTACCTGATGGCCGTCGAAGGCCGTCCCGGCGGGGTGCTCCGCCTCGTCCTGAGCGCGCACGCCGTGCTGTGTGCCGCCGTGCTCATGGTGCCCACCGCCCTGCAGCTGCGCCGCGCCGCCGGCCACGCCCGCACCGTCTGGCGGATCTGGCCGCTCTGGCGGGACCTGGTGGAGGCGGTGCCGCACGTCGCCCTGGCCGGCACCCGCTGCCGCCCCCTGACCCTGCTGCGGCCCCAGCTCCCCTGGCGGCAGCTCGCCTACCGGAAGGTCATCGAGGTCCGCGACGCCCTCCTCGTCCTGAGCCACTACACCGATCCGGCCGTTTCCCGCGCCGCCCGCGCCCACGTGGCGCGGTGGGGGATTCCGGCCGAACGCGCCGACGCCCATGTGACCGCCTGCGTGCTGCGCGGCGCCCGCGCCGCCAGGCTCGCCGGGGCGGACCCGGACCCGGCCGCCGAGGTCCTCGCCGCCGACCGGGAGGCGTGCGGCCTCGCCGCCGAGACCGCCGTCCTGCTGCGGCTCACGGAGGCGTACCTCTCGCCCTGCGCGCGGGCCTTCGACCCCGCCGGGACCTCCGGCACCGGGCCCGCGGGCGACGCCGGGCGCACCGGGTCCGCCGGCGCCCCCCCACCCCGCACAAGAATGTCCGAAACCCCTACGGGCCCCGACGAAAGGCGCGGAACGGCGTCTCCGCCTCTGCCATGA
- a CDS encoding aminoglycoside O-phosphotransferase APH(3')-Va, with amino-acid sequence MDDSTLRRKYPHHEWHAVNEGDSGAFVYQLTGGPEPQPELYAKIAPRAPENSAFDLSGEADRLEWLHRHGIPVPRVVERGADDTAAWLVTEAVPGVAAAEEWPEHQRFAVVEAMAELARALHELPVEDCPFDRRLDAAVAEARRNVAEGLVDLDDLQEERAGWTGDQLLAELDRTRPEKEDLVVCHGDLCPNNVLLDPGTCRVTGVIDVGRLGVADRHADIALAARELEIDEDPWFGPAYAERFLERYGAHRVDKEKLAFYQLLDEFF; translated from the coding sequence ATGGACGACAGCACGTTGCGCCGGAAGTACCCGCACCACGAGTGGCACGCAGTGAACGAAGGAGACTCGGGCGCCTTCGTCTACCAGCTCACCGGCGGCCCCGAGCCCCAGCCCGAGCTCTACGCGAAGATCGCCCCCCGCGCCCCCGAGAACTCCGCCTTCGACCTGTCCGGCGAGGCCGACCGGCTGGAGTGGCTCCACCGCCACGGGATCCCCGTCCCCCGCGTCGTCGAGCGCGGTGCCGACGACACCGCCGCGTGGCTCGTCACGGAGGCCGTCCCCGGCGTCGCGGCGGCCGAGGAGTGGCCCGAGCACCAGCGGTTCGCCGTGGTCGAGGCGATGGCGGAGCTGGCCCGCGCCCTCCACGAGCTGCCCGTGGAGGACTGCCCCTTCGACCGGCGCCTCGACGCGGCGGTCGCCGAGGCCCGGCGGAACGTCGCCGAGGGCCTGGTGGACCTCGACGACCTGCAGGAGGAGCGGGCCGGGTGGACCGGCGACCAGCTCCTGGCGGAGCTCGACCGCACCCGTCCCGAGAAGGAGGACCTGGTCGTCTGCCATGGCGACCTGTGCCCCAACAACGTCCTGCTCGACCCCGGGACCTGCCGGGTCACCGGCGTGATCGACGTCGGCCGCCTCGGGGTCGCCGACCGCCACGCCGACATCGCCCTGGCCGCCCGCGAGCTGGAGATCGACGAGGACCCCTGGTTCGGCCCCGCCTACGCCGAGCGGTTCCTGGAGCGGTACGGCGCCCACCGCGTCGACAAGGAGAAGCTGGCCTTCTACCAGCTTCTCGACGAGTTCTTCTGA